A stretch of DNA from Gimesia chilikensis:
GAATGCGAAGGCCGCTGCGAGGGCCACGAGGATGCCGGCGATATCGAAAAAGTTCATGGCCGTTATTATAGGGGCCTGCGCCGGGAAGAAAAGGAGTCTAGTGGTTTTGTGGCAGAGAAAAAACAACGCACTTCGGATGCCTGCAATGCCCCGACACGGACTCAGGAAAGCGGTTCTGGTTCCAGTTAACGATGTTCATCTTCGGGGCTGCATTGCGCTCTGGTAAAATACGTGTCTGGTTTCCTGATTGCGGTGCCGGGTTCTGAAGCAGAGTCTGTCCTGTGCTGATCTTTGATTCTGCATCGATGGGGGCTGGTGATCTGGTATTTTGTGAATCGGCGTGGGGGCGTCAAGTGGAATGGGTGTGTTGACTGGCTCCGAGTGTGCAGTGAAGTGGGGGGAGTCTGGTGTGAATTGCTCTGAATGTGCTGCGAAATGATTTGAGATTGTACGAGACAGCGGGAACCGGTTCATTCTGTTCCGGTGAAAAGCGGGAAAAATCGACGGCGATTCAGGTGAATCTGAGTCACAAGTGAGACAGGTTTTGGTGCACGCATCATCCGCCTCGCGCGCGAAGCAGAATTACACAAGAATACGATTCGGAAAGTGACGATCAAGTGCAGTTTGTTCCGTTCTGGAGACAGAACTGCGCTGGTCATTGGGAAGGGGGCACACGCACAATACAAAAACGTTTGAGGGGCAGGGGAGGTCGCTGCCGGATTGAGCAGTGAGCTGGATGCTGATGGTTCCGGCGTATTTCAGCCCGTTTATTTTAAAGGCACGCGATTGCATCAGGTCAATAATTGCTGGACGGGGCCGGTGCTGTCGGCGAAGCGGTCGAGCTTGAGGCCCATGACATGTGCGTGGGTGAGCCAGAGGTTTGCCAGGGCAGTGCCATCTGAGCAGTGCAGATGCTGTCCCGTCTTTAAGCGTCCTCCACCGGAACCGGCGACGACGATGGGCAGGTCGGTATATTGATGCGTGGCACCGTCGCCCAGACCAGAGCCATACGTGAAGATGGTATTGTCCAGCAATGACGTTCCATCCGACTCACGAATGGCATCCAACTTCTGCACGAGATAAACAAACTGTTCCATATGAAAGCGATCCACCTGCAGCAGTTCTTTCATAAACTTATTCTGATTATGCGACATCTGATGATGGCTCATCGGTTTGTCGAACAGCGATTCGTAGCGCATGGGGGTATCCCAGCGTTCGGGGCCAATCATCAGTGTGGCCACATTGGTTAAACCAACCTGCAGGGCTGCGACCATCAGGTCTCCCATCAGACGAATATACTGGCCACGGGGGAGCTGGGAGTTATCTGGTTCTTTGACGGAAGCTTTGCCTATTTCATGTTTGATCTGATCGAGTTTGTCCATCTGTTCTTCGATCGTCCTGATGCCATCGAAGAACTCCTGAAATTTCTCACGGTCTGCACGGCCGAGTCGTCTGTTTAATGAGCGTGCATCTTCGAGAACCAGTCCCGTGATATCGCGAAACGCCTGATTCTCCTGTGTGCCGAACATGCGGCGGTAGACTTTCCGTGGGTCACGCATCGAAGGCGCGACATGCCCCGTGCCATACCAGGAGATATTGTCAAAATAGATCGACTCTTTGTTGTCCCGGTGGCTGTTGCAACTCAGCTCCAGGGTGCGGAACGGAGTCTTCTCCCCGACGTGGTCCGCAATGATATGATCGAGTGTCCGCGCCAGGGGGTATACCGACGACTTGACTGCATGGGCAGTGGCGCTGCTTAAAAAACAGGAGGCACATTGGGCGTGCACATCGCTTCCATGCTTGTAGAAGCGATCCATGCCGGTGATGAGCGTGACTTTCTGCTTTACTTTTTCGAGTGGTTGCTGCGTGGGCGTTAGTTCTTGCAGAGGACGCACCCCCACTTTCAGGCCGGTTTCCCGGGTAATCTCTTCCTGACTGCTTGTGAATTTGGGAATCGCCGCATTCTGTTCGCCCGGAAAGAAACCGCGACGCACCACGCCAATGGGCACATAGAAGACCGCCAGGCGTTGGGCGGGTTGCGGAGGAACTTCAGAGTGCGCGAGACTTTCCAGCCAGGGCAATGCCAGTGTCGCACCTGCTGCTCCGCGGAGAAATGATCGCCGACTGGTTTTCATCATCATTCTGCCATTCTACGCTAACATGTTACGGGATCGTTTCAGGATGAGTTTGCTGATTCAATGACACAGCCTGGTTTCCCTGCCTGACTGTACCCTGTAAGAAAGGGCGACTCAATACGATTTCTTTGATGAGAGACTGGAAGCGGTAATCTGCGGCTGCTGTTTCCGTCACAATTTTTTCCAGAGCGAATGAATCTGCCGCTCCCATTTCGCGTCCGAGGGCGAATGCAAGCAGATGGGCGGCAAATGCCCGAGTAAAGCGGTCCTTTTCCGTCAGCAAAGCATCTTTGAACTCGATGATATTTGCGAATTCATGTTTGCTCAGCAACTTGCCACTGGCGTCGACCGTTCGCCCGTTGGGGTATGTTTTACGCCAGAGGCCGGCTGCATCATAATTTTCTAACGCAAACCCTAAGGGATCAATCCGCTGGTGACAGCCTGCGCAGCTGGCATGTTCTCTGTGGGCAGCAAATCGCTCACGCAATGTCAGGTTTTCTTCGCCCGACTTTGGCTTGTCTTCCAGTAAGGGGACATCAGCGGGGGGAGGTTTGGGGGGATCATTCAGAATGACGCCTGCAATCCAGGCACCGCGCGTAATCGGCTGAGTTCGCGTGGCATTCGATGTCATCGTCATGACGGCAGCGTTGGTGATGACTCCGCCCTGCCGCCGATCTTTTACTGGTACACGTCGAAATTGCACTGTCACCGGTGAGCCAGGATTTCCGCGCGTCCCATCGCGGTACCAGGCCTCCAGCAAATCACTGCGATAACTGAAATCGGAATCGATTAACTTGAGGACGGACTGGTCTTCAATCAGTAAGGTTTCAAA
This window harbors:
- a CDS encoding DUF1552 domain-containing protein, whose translation is MMMKTSRRSFLRGAAGATLALPWLESLAHSEVPPQPAQRLAVFYVPIGVVRRGFFPGEQNAAIPKFTSSQEEITRETGLKVGVRPLQELTPTQQPLEKVKQKVTLITGMDRFYKHGSDVHAQCASCFLSSATAHAVKSSVYPLARTLDHIIADHVGEKTPFRTLELSCNSHRDNKESIYFDNISWYGTGHVAPSMRDPRKVYRRMFGTQENQAFRDITGLVLEDARSLNRRLGRADREKFQEFFDGIRTIEEQMDKLDQIKHEIGKASVKEPDNSQLPRGQYIRLMGDLMVAALQVGLTNVATLMIGPERWDTPMRYESLFDKPMSHHQMSHNQNKFMKELLQVDRFHMEQFVYLVQKLDAIRESDGTSLLDNTIFTYGSGLGDGATHQYTDLPIVVAGSGGGRLKTGQHLHCSDGTALANLWLTHAHVMGLKLDRFADSTGPVQQLLT